The following are encoded in a window of Sulfitobacter sp. S190 genomic DNA:
- a CDS encoding CarD family transcriptional regulator: MSKKKLDFRPNEFVVYPAHGVGQIISVEEQEVAGISLELFVISFEKDKMTLRVPTHKATEIGMRALSSPDVINHAMKTLKGKAKVKRAMWSRRAQEYEQKINSGDLIAIAEVVRDLHRTDDQREQSYSERQLYEAALERLTREVAAVSGGDELAAAKQVGDVLDSRAAAA; encoded by the coding sequence ATGAGCAAGAAGAAACTCGATTTCCGCCCGAACGAATTTGTCGTGTATCCGGCCCATGGTGTGGGGCAGATCATTTCCGTGGAAGAACAGGAAGTTGCGGGCATTTCGCTCGAGCTTTTCGTGATCTCCTTCGAAAAGGACAAGATGACCCTGCGGGTGCCGACGCACAAGGCGACCGAGATCGGGATGCGCGCGCTCAGCTCGCCCGATGTGATCAATCACGCGATGAAGACGCTCAAGGGCAAGGCCAAGGTCAAGCGGGCGATGTGGTCGCGCCGGGCGCAGGAATACGAGCAGAAAATCAACTCGGGCGATCTGATCGCCATCGCCGAAGTGGTCCGCGACTTGCACCGCACCGACGACCAGCGCGAGCAGTCCTATTCCGAACGCCAGCTGTACGAGGCGGCGCTGGAGCGGTTGACCCGCGAAGTCGCGGCCGTGTCGGGTGGTGATGAGCTGGCCGCCGCCAAGCAGGTGGGCGACGTTCTGGACAGCCGCGCCGCCGCGGCCTGA
- the cobS gene encoding adenosylcobinamide-GDP ribazoletransferase, producing the protein MQKSDAVGTQMLLAFVLLTRLPLPHLPDAAFAQAGRAVWAYPLVGVVVGFVGWIAGDAAAALALPPMVCAALAVGAMMMLTGAMHEDGLADLFDGFWGGMTSERRLDIMRDSQIGTYGVLSLLMVTLVRLAAIVVLLPMGAVPLIAAASLSRAAMPVVMATLSHARTDGLSRSVGTVRRGDVVAGLILGAVVAVICAGVVGLVLVGLVLGVAAALRALSKAKIGGQTGDVLGATQQLAEATVLLGCIALL; encoded by the coding sequence GTGCAAAAAAGCGACGCGGTAGGCACGCAAATGCTGCTGGCCTTTGTCCTGCTGACCCGCCTGCCCCTGCCCCATTTGCCCGATGCAGCCTTCGCGCAGGCCGGGCGGGCGGTCTGGGCCTATCCGCTGGTGGGCGTGGTGGTCGGCTTTGTCGGGTGGATTGCGGGCGATGCGGCCGCTGCTTTGGCGCTGCCGCCGATGGTTTGTGCAGCATTGGCCGTGGGCGCGATGATGATGCTGACGGGCGCGATGCACGAAGACGGGCTGGCCGATCTTTTTGACGGGTTCTGGGGCGGCATGACCTCCGAACGCCGCCTCGACATCATGCGCGACAGCCAGATCGGCACCTACGGCGTGCTTTCGCTGCTGATGGTCACGCTGGTGCGGCTGGCCGCGATCGTTGTGTTGCTGCCGATGGGGGCCGTGCCGCTGATTGCCGCCGCAAGCCTGTCTCGGGCCGCCATGCCTGTGGTGATGGCCACCTTGTCGCACGCCCGCACGGATGGCCTGTCGCGAAGCGTCGGCACGGTGCGCCGTGGCGATGTGGTGGCAGGGCTGATCCTCGGCGCCGTCGTGGCCGTGATCTGCGCCGGAGTGGTCGGGCTGGTGCTGGTTGGTCTGGTGCTCGGCGTGGCGGCCGCCTTGCGCGCGCTGTCAAAGGCCAAGATCGGCGGCCAGACGGGTGACGTGCTGGGCGCCACGCAACAACTGGCCGAAGCGACCGTTCTGCTGGGCTGCATCGCGCTGCTCTAG
- the cobT gene encoding nicotinate-nucleotide--dimethylbenzimidazole phosphoribosyltransferase, which yields MADFSDLDGFRVALAAAPDVDAAARAGAAERNGQLTKPPGALGRLETLAQWYAGWRGDARPEITAPQIIVFAGNHGVAAQGVSAFPPEVTEQMVLNFQHGGAAINQLAKAAGARLDVHALALDRPTDDFTQGPAMSETDVVAALTAGWDAVDPNADLLVVGEMGIGNTTPAAALACALLGGEAGDWTGRGTGVDDAGLANKTRVVAEGVARHAGHGDGVETLRRLGGRELAAMAGAIARARGLRIPVVLDGFICTAAAACLAHTAAGALDHCIAGHLSAEGAHGRLLEALDKAPLLALDLRLGEASGAAVAISVVKAAIACHSGMATFAEAGVSGA from the coding sequence ATGGCTGATTTTTCTGATCTTGACGGATTTCGTGTCGCACTGGCCGCGGCGCCGGATGTGGATGCGGCGGCGCGGGCGGGTGCGGCCGAGCGCAACGGACAACTGACCAAGCCTCCCGGTGCGCTGGGTCGGCTGGAGACATTGGCGCAGTGGTATGCGGGATGGCGCGGCGATGCCCGCCCCGAGATCACCGCGCCGCAGATTATCGTATTCGCGGGCAACCACGGTGTCGCGGCGCAGGGTGTGTCGGCGTTTCCGCCAGAAGTGACCGAGCAGATGGTGCTGAATTTCCAGCACGGCGGTGCCGCGATCAACCAGCTGGCCAAAGCCGCGGGCGCACGGCTGGATGTACACGCGCTGGCGCTGGACCGCCCGACGGATGATTTCACCCAAGGCCCGGCCATGTCCGAGACCGATGTCGTTGCCGCCCTGACCGCCGGCTGGGACGCGGTTGATCCGAATGCGGATCTGCTTGTGGTGGGCGAAATGGGGATCGGCAACACGACCCCCGCAGCCGCACTGGCCTGCGCGCTTCTGGGCGGAGAGGCCGGTGACTGGACGGGCCGTGGCACCGGCGTCGATGACGCAGGTCTTGCCAACAAGACACGGGTGGTGGCCGAGGGCGTGGCGCGTCATGCGGGCCACGGCGACGGGGTCGAGACCCTGCGCCGTCTGGGCGGTCGCGAACTGGCGGCAATGGCGGGGGCGATTGCGCGGGCGCGCGGGTTGCGCATTCCTGTCGTGCTTGACGGGTTCATCTGCACGGCGGCGGCGGCCTGTCTGGCGCATACGGCCGCGGGCGCGCTGGATCATTGTATCGCGGGCCACCTGAGCGCCGAAGGGGCGCATGGCCGGTTGCTGGAGGCCTTGGACAAGGCACCGCTTCTGGCGCTGGACCTGCGCCTGGGCGAGGCATCGGGCGCGGCGGTCGCGATTTCGGTCGTGAAGGCCGCGATTGCCTGTCACAGCGGCATGGCGACCTTTGCCGAAGCGGGGGTGAGCGGCGCCTGA
- a CDS encoding cation:proton antiporter, with the protein MESFLFQASIYLAAAVIAVPIASRLGLGSVLGYLAAGIIIGPALGLVGSETKDLQHFAEFGVVMMLFLIGLELEPRALWDMRHKLLGLGGLQVVVSTAALMGIAMAYNQPWGVALAIGLSLSLSSTAIVLQTLSEKGLMQTGGGRSVFSVLLTQDIAVIPILALLPLLVVTLPATVTPDGSIAVGEAAADGHAQAHGNAAAEAAFSLVDSLPPWGLTLVTIGIIAGIIIAGVYFTRPVFRFIHAAKLPEMYTALALLIVVSISFTMMLVGLSPALGAFLAGVVLASSEFRHELETDLEPFKGLLLGLFFITVGAGINFTLLASDFVIITGMALLVIIVKGLILYALGWIFKLRGRDRWLFALGLAQAGEFGFVLVSFSVTTGVMPNSVAETLLLVIALSMLITPLLFIIYEMISRRSKDAQPVQTDEVMDQEGPVIIAGIGRFGQIVNRLVQASGFDTVVLDNNPKVIAVMRRFGFKGFLGDPTRPDILRRAGLAEARVLVVALDDKKAARALVEYARSQRPDLHIVARAHDRTDVYHLYQSGANDIVREMFDSSLRAGRYVLENLGLTDYEASEAQRIFYEHDRMSVKELADLWKPEIDPVDNKAYVARAKELEKDLETAFLNRADEDDKKSA; encoded by the coding sequence ATGGAAAGTTTCCTCTTCCAAGCCTCGATCTACCTTGCCGCCGCCGTCATCGCGGTGCCCATCGCCTCGCGGTTGGGGCTGGGGTCCGTGCTGGGGTATCTCGCGGCGGGCATCATCATCGGCCCCGCGCTGGGGCTTGTCGGCTCCGAGACGAAGGACCTGCAGCATTTTGCGGAATTCGGCGTGGTCATGATGCTGTTCCTCATCGGGCTGGAATTGGAACCCCGCGCGCTGTGGGACATGCGGCACAAACTGCTGGGGCTTGGCGGCTTGCAGGTGGTGGTCAGCACCGCCGCCCTGATGGGGATCGCGATGGCCTACAACCAGCCGTGGGGCGTTGCGCTGGCGATCGGCCTGTCGCTGTCGCTCAGCTCGACGGCGATCGTGCTGCAAACATTGTCGGAAAAGGGGCTGATGCAGACGGGCGGAGGCAGATCGGTCTTTTCGGTGCTGCTGACGCAGGACATCGCGGTGATTCCGATCCTTGCGCTGTTGCCGCTTCTGGTGGTGACGCTGCCCGCCACGGTGACGCCCGACGGGTCCATCGCCGTGGGCGAAGCGGCCGCGGACGGGCACGCGCAGGCGCATGGCAATGCCGCCGCCGAAGCCGCCTTCAGCCTCGTGGACAGCCTGCCGCCCTGGGGGCTTACGCTGGTCACCATCGGGATCATCGCGGGCATCATCATCGCGGGGGTCTATTTCACACGGCCCGTGTTCCGCTTTATCCACGCGGCCAAGCTGCCGGAAATGTACACCGCGCTGGCGCTGCTGATCGTGGTCAGCATCAGCTTTACCATGATGCTGGTAGGGCTTTCTCCCGCGCTGGGGGCGTTTCTGGCCGGTGTGGTACTGGCGTCCTCCGAATTCCGCCACGAACTGGAAACCGATCTCGAGCCGTTCAAGGGGCTGCTGTTGGGCCTGTTCTTCATCACCGTGGGGGCGGGCATCAACTTTACCCTTCTGGCATCGGATTTCGTGATCATCACCGGCATGGCGCTTCTGGTGATCATCGTCAAAGGGCTGATCCTCTATGCCCTTGGCTGGATATTCAAACTGCGCGGGCGCGACAGATGGCTCTTCGCGCTGGGGCTGGCACAGGCGGGCGAATTCGGCTTCGTGCTGGTCAGCTTCTCGGTGACAACCGGCGTGATGCCGAACTCGGTGGCCGAAACGCTGCTTCTTGTGATTGCGCTGTCGATGCTGATCACGCCGCTTCTGTTCATCATCTACGAGATGATCTCGCGACGCAGCAAGGATGCGCAACCGGTCCAGACCGACGAAGTCATGGATCAGGAAGGCCCCGTCATCATCGCGGGCATCGGCCGCTTCGGCCAGATCGTGAACCGTCTGGTGCAGGCCTCCGGTTTCGATACGGTCGTGCTGGACAACAACCCCAAGGTCATCGCCGTGATGCGGCGCTTCGGCTTCAAGGGGTTTCTGGGTGACCCGACCCGCCCCGACATCCTGCGCCGTGCCGGTCTGGCCGAAGCGCGGGTGCTGGTGGTGGCGCTGGATGACAAGAAGGCGGCACGCGCGCTGGTGGAATACGCCCGCTCGCAACGCCCCGACCTGCACATCGTGGCGCGGGCACACGACCGCACGGATGTCTATCATCTCTACCAATCAGGGGCGAATGACATCGTGCGCGAAATGTTCGACAGCTCGCTCAGGGCGGGCCGCTACGTTCTGGAAAATCTCGGGCTCACCGATTACGAAGCCTCCGAAGCGCAACGCATCTTCTACGAGCATGACCGCATGTCGGTCAAAGAACTCGCCGATCTGTGGAAGCCCGAAATCGATCCGGTCGACAACAAGGCCTACGTGGCCCGTGCCAAGGAGCTTGAGAAGGATCTCGAAACCGCGTTTCTGAACCGGGCCGACGAGGACGACAAGAAAAGCGCCTGA
- a CDS encoding Lrp/AsnC family transcriptional regulator, which translates to MLDDIDKRLLAALQQDANLTTQQLSDRLHLSASQIGRRRQRLEAAGVIRQYTVRLDPAHLGLAVQAFVQVHLGTHGPEHSDSFARLIAHRAEIVSAWTMTGDADYLLRVYCEDLSALNRLIHDVLLPHKAVARVHSQIVMDQLKRDGPLPT; encoded by the coding sequence ATGCTGGATGACATCGACAAACGGTTGCTGGCAGCGCTTCAGCAAGACGCCAACCTGACCACCCAACAGCTCAGCGACCGGCTGCATCTGTCGGCGTCCCAGATCGGTCGGCGGCGCCAGCGGTTGGAGGCGGCGGGCGTGATCCGCCAATATACCGTCCGCCTTGACCCCGCGCACCTCGGGCTCGCCGTGCAGGCCTTCGTGCAGGTCCATCTGGGCACCCACGGCCCCGAACATTCCGACAGCTTTGCCCGGCTGATCGCCCACCGAGCCGAAATTGTCAGCGCATGGACGATGACGGGGGATGCAGATTATCTACTCAGGGTTTATTGTGAAGACCTGAGCGCGCTCAACAGGTTGATTCACGACGTGTTACTGCCCCACAAGGCCGTCGCCCGCGTGCACAGCCAGATCGTCATGGACCAACTCAAACGCGACGGTCCCCTACCCACCTGA
- the hppD gene encoding 4-hydroxyphenylpyruvate dioxygenase, with protein MGPFPHDAPRAQITAENPAGTDGFEFVEFASPDPDELRAVFTKMGYSQVANHKTARIELWQQGDITYVLNHDPDSFAARFVAEHGPCAPAMGWRVADAAKALAHAVAHGAKEYTGEGKVLDAPAIYGIGGSLLYFVDQYYDTSPYNDEYDWIAQSKPAGVGFYYLDHLTHNVFKGNMDTWFRFYGDLFNFREIRFFDIEGKFTGLLSRALTSPCGRIRIPINEDRGETGQIVSYLKKYNGEGIQHIAVGARDIYDATDAIADNGLKFMPAPPGSYYTLSHDRVIGHDEPLDRMRKHGILIDGEGVVDGGETKILLQIFSKTVIGPIFFEFIERKGDDGFGEGNFKALFESIEQEQIDSGELSAG; from the coding sequence ATGGGTCCGTTTCCGCATGACGCGCCACGCGCACAGATCACCGCCGAGAACCCCGCAGGCACCGACGGGTTCGAATTTGTCGAATTTGCCAGCCCCGATCCGGACGAATTGCGCGCCGTCTTTACCAAGATGGGCTATTCCCAAGTGGCCAACCACAAGACGGCGCGGATCGAGCTTTGGCAGCAGGGCGACATCACCTATGTGCTCAACCACGATCCCGACAGCTTTGCCGCGCGGTTCGTGGCAGAACACGGGCCTTGCGCGCCGGCGATGGGCTGGCGGGTGGCGGATGCCGCCAAGGCGCTGGCCCACGCGGTGGCGCATGGTGCGAAGGAATACACCGGTGAGGGCAAGGTGCTGGACGCGCCTGCCATTTACGGGATCGGCGGGTCGCTTTTGTATTTCGTGGATCAGTATTACGACACCTCGCCCTATAACGATGAATACGACTGGATCGCGCAGTCGAAACCGGCCGGTGTGGGGTTCTACTACCTCGATCACCTGACCCACAACGTGTTCAAGGGTAACATGGATACGTGGTTCCGGTTTTACGGCGATCTGTTCAATTTTCGTGAAATCCGGTTCTTCGATATCGAGGGCAAATTCACCGGCTTGCTGAGCCGTGCGCTGACGTCCCCGTGCGGGCGCATCCGTATCCCCATCAACGAAGACCGCGGGGAGACGGGGCAGATCGTGTCCTATCTCAAGAAATACAACGGCGAGGGCATCCAGCATATCGCAGTCGGCGCGCGCGACATTTATGACGCGACGGATGCCATCGCGGACAACGGGCTGAAGTTCATGCCTGCGCCGCCGGGCAGCTACTACACGCTGAGCCATGACCGTGTGATCGGGCACGATGAACCGCTCGACCGGATGCGCAAACACGGCATCCTGATCGATGGCGAAGGTGTCGTGGACGGGGGCGAGACGAAAATCCTGTTGCAGATATTCTCGAAAACCGTGATCGGCCCGATCTTTTTCGAATTCATCGAGCGCAAGGGCGACGACGGCTTTGGCGAGGGCAACTTCAAGGCGCTGTTCGAGAGCATCGAGCAGGAGCAGATCGACAGCGGCGAATTAAGCGCCGGTTGA
- a CDS encoding O-acetylhomoserine aminocarboxypropyltransferase/cysteine synthase family protein encodes MTDGPTYGFDTLQIHAGARPDPATGARQTPIYQTTAYVFRDADHASALFNLQEVGFIYSRLTNPTVAVLQERIATLEGGVGAVCCSSGHAAQIMALFPLMTPGKNIVASTRLYGGTVTQFSHTIKRFGWECKFVDFDDLEAVKAAIDDNTRAVFGEAIANPGGYIMDVRAIADIADAAEVPLIIDNTTATPYLVRPIEHGATLVVHSTTKYLTGNGTVTGGAVVDSGKFDWSANDKFPSLSAAEPAYHGLKFHETFGPLAYTFHGIAIGLRDLGMTMNPQSAHYTLMGTETLSLRMERHVENAQKIAKWLEADDRIDYVTYAGLESSPYFERSKKVCPKGAGGLFTFAVKGGYDACVKLVNALEVFSHVANLGDTRSLIIHSASTTHRQLTVEQQEAAGAGPSVVRVSIGTEDADDLIADLDQALAKATA; translated from the coding sequence ATGACAGACGGCCCCACCTACGGTTTCGACACCCTGCAGATCCACGCAGGCGCCCGTCCCGATCCGGCCACCGGCGCGCGCCAGACGCCGATTTACCAGACCACCGCCTACGTGTTCCGCGATGCCGATCACGCGTCTGCGCTTTTCAATCTGCAAGAGGTCGGGTTCATCTATTCGCGCCTGACGAACCCAACCGTCGCCGTGCTGCAGGAACGCATCGCCACGCTCGAGGGCGGCGTCGGGGCGGTGTGCTGTTCCTCGGGTCACGCCGCACAGATCATGGCGCTGTTTCCGCTGATGACACCGGGCAAGAATATCGTGGCCTCCACCCGTCTCTACGGCGGCACCGTCACGCAATTCAGCCATACAATCAAGCGCTTCGGCTGGGAATGCAAGTTCGTCGACTTCGACGATCTTGAGGCCGTCAAGGCCGCGATCGACGACAACACCCGCGCCGTTTTCGGCGAGGCAATCGCCAATCCGGGCGGCTATATCATGGACGTGCGCGCCATCGCCGACATCGCCGACGCCGCCGAGGTGCCGCTCATCATCGACAACACGACGGCCACGCCCTACCTCGTGCGGCCCATCGAACATGGCGCGACACTGGTGGTGCATTCGACCACCAAATACCTCACCGGCAACGGCACGGTCACCGGCGGCGCGGTCGTGGATTCGGGCAAATTCGACTGGTCCGCGAACGACAAGTTCCCCTCGCTCAGCGCGGCCGAACCGGCCTATCACGGGCTCAAGTTCCACGAGACATTCGGCCCGCTCGCCTACACCTTCCACGGCATCGCGATCGGTCTGCGCGATCTGGGCATGACCATGAACCCGCAGTCCGCCCACTACACCCTCATGGGCACCGAGACCCTGTCCCTGCGGATGGAGCGACACGTTGAAAACGCTCAGAAAATTGCCAAATGGCTCGAGGCGGACGACCGGATCGACTATGTCACCTACGCCGGTCTTGAATCGTCGCCCTACTTCGAGCGCTCCAAGAAAGTCTGCCCCAAAGGCGCGGGCGGTCTTTTCACCTTCGCGGTCAAGGGCGGCTATGACGCCTGCGTCAAACTGGTCAACGCGCTCGAGGTGTTCAGCCATGTGGCCAACCTCGGCGACACACGATCGTTGATCATCCACTCCGCATCAACCACGCACCGCCAACTGACCGTAGAGCAGCAGGAAGCCGCAGGCGCGGGCCCGTCGGTCGTGCGCGTGTCGATCGGCACCGAAGACGCCGACGACCTGATTGCCGATCTCGATCAGGCACTGGCGAAGGCGACCGCCTGA
- the rlmB gene encoding 23S rRNA (guanosine(2251)-2'-O)-methyltransferase RlmB yields the protein MKKPKWVVEKEQDKKREARETFWLFGLHAVRDALMNPARVKQTLMVTPNAAAKLEAAIAASGMTPEVIDPRKFRPPLDPGSVHQGAVLEVKPLDWGSLEDVCIGDAAPRVILLDRVTDPHNVGAILRSAEVLGASAVIGTRHHSAPETGALAKTASGALERQPYLRIRNLSDGIRALQDMGYLVLGLDGEAEATIEAAVEGKRDRPVALVLGAEGPGLREKTRETVDQLVKIDASGAFGSLNVSNAAAIALYASQSHS from the coding sequence ATGAAGAAACCGAAATGGGTGGTCGAGAAGGAACAGGACAAGAAGCGCGAGGCGCGCGAGACGTTCTGGTTGTTCGGCCTGCACGCGGTGCGCGATGCGCTGATGAACCCCGCGCGCGTCAAGCAGACGTTGATGGTCACGCCCAATGCGGCGGCCAAGCTGGAGGCTGCGATCGCTGCATCGGGGATGACCCCGGAGGTGATCGATCCGCGCAAGTTCCGTCCGCCGCTGGACCCCGGTTCGGTGCATCAGGGGGCGGTGCTGGAGGTCAAGCCGCTGGACTGGGGCAGTCTGGAGGATGTGTGCATCGGTGATGCGGCCCCGCGGGTGATCCTGCTGGACCGGGTGACCGACCCGCATAATGTGGGCGCGATCCTGCGGTCGGCGGAAGTATTGGGGGCATCGGCAGTCATCGGCACGCGCCACCATTCCGCGCCCGAAACGGGGGCCTTGGCCAAGACGGCCTCAGGCGCGTTGGAGCGCCAGCCCTATTTGCGCATCCGCAACCTGTCGGACGGCATTCGCGCGTTGCAGGACATGGGATACCTTGTGCTGGGGCTGGACGGGGAGGCGGAGGCCACGATCGAGGCCGCCGTAGAGGGCAAGCGCGATCGCCCCGTGGCGCTGGTGCTGGGGGCCGAGGGACCGGGGTTGCGCGAAAAGACCCGCGAAACGGTGGACCAGCTGGTGAAAATCGACGCATCGGGTGCTTTTGGATCGCTCAACGTCTCAAATGCGGCGGCGATCGCCCTATATGCAAGTCAGAGCCACAGCTGA
- a CDS encoding CoA-binding protein, with protein sequence MSYSDAHLRDILTRTKRIAVVGVSSNPVRPSYYVARYLTLKGFEVVPVNPGLAGQQLFGATVVGALSDIEGGVDMVDIFRRSEAVPPLVDEALAHFDTLQTIWMQIGVTHEDAAARARARGVDVIMDRCPKIEYQRLFGELRMGGFATGVISSKL encoded by the coding sequence ATGAGTTATAGCGATGCCCATCTGCGCGATATTCTGACACGGACCAAGCGGATTGCGGTGGTTGGCGTGTCGTCCAACCCGGTGCGCCCGAGCTACTATGTGGCGCGCTATCTGACGCTCAAGGGGTTCGAGGTGGTGCCGGTCAACCCCGGTCTAGCCGGTCAGCAGCTTTTCGGCGCCACGGTTGTGGGGGCGCTGTCGGATATCGAGGGCGGGGTCGATATGGTGGACATCTTCCGCCGCTCTGAGGCGGTGCCGCCGCTGGTGGACGAGGCGCTGGCGCATTTCGACACATTGCAGACCATCTGGATGCAGATTGGTGTGACCCACGAGGACGCCGCCGCGCGGGCCCGCGCCCGCGGTGTCGACGTGATCATGGATCGTTGTCCCAAGATCGAGTACCAGCGTTTGTTCGGCGAATTGCGCATGGGCGGGTTTGCCACCGGCGTCATCAGCAGCAAGCTGTGA
- a CDS encoding phosphoribosyl-ATP diphosphatase: MMTLDDLYTTIAARKGGDAGTSWTAKLLEKGPEKCAEKFGEEAVEAIIEAVKGDRAGLTAEAADVLYHLLVMLAARDVALSDVMDELARRQGQSGIAEKASR, from the coding sequence ATCATGACACTCGACGATCTCTATACCACCATCGCGGCGCGCAAGGGCGGCGACGCAGGCACTTCGTGGACCGCGAAACTGCTCGAAAAAGGGCCCGAAAAATGCGCCGAGAAGTTCGGCGAAGAGGCGGTCGAGGCGATCATCGAAGCGGTCAAGGGCGACCGCGCGGGCCTCACCGCCGAGGCGGCTGACGTGCTCTATCACCTGCTGGTGATGCTGGCCGCACGCGATGTGGCGCTGTCGGATGTGATGGACGAACTCGCCCGCCGTCAGGGCCAGTCGGGCATCGCGGAAAAAGCCTCCCGCTAG
- the hisF gene encoding imidazole glycerol phosphate synthase subunit HisF, with product MLKTRIIPCLDVADGRVVKGVNFVGLRDAGDPVDAAIAYDAAGADELCFLDIHATHENRGTMFDLVRRTAEHCYIPLTVGGGVRTAADVRALLLAGADKVSFNSAAVANPDVVAHAADQFGSQCIVAAIDAKTVAPGRWEIFTHGGRKSTGIDAVGFARTMVEKGAGEILLTSMDRDGTKSGFNLPLTRAISDAVSVPVIASGGVGTLDHLVEGVTEGGASAVLAASIFHFGEFTIQQAKQHMAAAGIPMRLAS from the coding sequence AACCCGGATCATCCCCTGCCTTGATGTCGCCGACGGCCGCGTGGTCAAAGGCGTGAACTTCGTGGGCCTGCGTGACGCGGGCGACCCGGTCGATGCGGCCATCGCCTACGATGCCGCGGGCGCGGACGAATTGTGCTTCCTCGACATCCACGCCACCCACGAAAACCGCGGCACCATGTTCGATCTGGTGCGCCGCACGGCAGAACACTGCTACATCCCGCTGACGGTGGGCGGCGGCGTGCGCACCGCGGCCGACGTCCGCGCACTCCTGCTGGCGGGCGCGGACAAGGTCAGCTTCAACTCCGCCGCCGTCGCCAACCCCGACGTGGTCGCACACGCCGCGGACCAATTCGGCAGCCAGTGCATCGTGGCGGCCATCGACGCAAAAACCGTGGCCCCCGGCCGGTGGGAAATCTTTACCCACGGCGGGCGCAAATCCACCGGCATCGACGCGGTGGGATTCGCACGCACCATGGTGGAAAAGGGCGCGGGCGAAATCCTGCTGACCTCGATGGACCGCGACGGCACCAAATCGGGCTTCAACCTGCCCCTGACCCGCGCCATCTCGGACGCGGTCAGCGTGCCGGTGATCGCCTCGGGCGGGGTCGGCACGCTGGATCACCTCGTCGAAGGCGTGACCGAAGGCGGCGCATCGGCGGTGCTGGCCGCCTCGATCTTCCACTTCGGCGAATTCACCATCCAGCAGGCCAAACAGCACATGGCGGCTGCGGGCATCCCCATGAGGCTGGCATCATGA